One stretch of Microbacterium terrae DNA includes these proteins:
- a CDS encoding tRNA (adenine-N1)-methyltransferase has product MTTRPSGPFRVGDRVQLTGPKARLHTVTLREDGELHTHHGVLKHTQLIGQPDGSVVANSGGHEYLALRPLLRDFVMSMPRGAAIVYPKDAAQILAQADVFPGATVVEAGVGSGALSLWLLRAVGAEGRLVSFERREDFAAVARANVETFMAGDPENWDVVVGDLVESLPTAVEPGSVDRVVLDMLAPWECIDVVADALTPGGVVVCYVATATQLSRTAEYIRGTGLFTEPDANETMVRGWHVEGLAVRPDHRMVAHTGFLLWARRLAPGAVPPEVKRRASKSSYGDEDVELWTPGAVGDRQITDKNLRKRVREAQRAADGARQAAGEDESAS; this is encoded by the coding sequence ATGACGACCCGTCCGAGCGGCCCCTTCCGGGTCGGCGACCGCGTGCAGCTGACCGGCCCCAAAGCACGCCTGCACACCGTGACCCTGCGTGAGGACGGTGAGCTGCACACCCACCACGGCGTGCTCAAGCACACCCAGCTGATCGGCCAGCCCGACGGCTCGGTCGTCGCGAACAGCGGCGGGCACGAGTACCTGGCGCTGCGTCCGCTCCTGCGTGACTTCGTGATGTCGATGCCCCGCGGCGCGGCGATCGTGTACCCGAAGGATGCGGCGCAGATCCTCGCCCAGGCCGACGTCTTCCCCGGAGCGACCGTCGTCGAGGCGGGCGTCGGATCGGGAGCGCTGTCGCTGTGGCTGCTGCGCGCCGTCGGCGCCGAGGGCCGTCTGGTGTCGTTCGAGCGCCGCGAGGATTTCGCCGCGGTCGCGCGTGCGAACGTCGAGACGTTCATGGCCGGCGACCCGGAGAACTGGGACGTCGTCGTCGGCGATCTCGTCGAGTCGCTGCCGACCGCGGTCGAGCCGGGCTCGGTCGACCGTGTCGTGCTCGACATGCTGGCGCCGTGGGAGTGCATCGATGTCGTGGCCGACGCGCTCACGCCCGGCGGCGTCGTCGTCTGCTACGTCGCGACCGCGACCCAGCTCAGCCGCACGGCCGAGTACATCCGCGGCACCGGCCTGTTCACCGAGCCCGACGCGAACGAGACCATGGTGCGCGGCTGGCACGTCGAGGGCCTCGCGGTCCGTCCCGACCACCGCATGGTCGCGCACACCGGATTCCTCCTCTGGGCGCGCCGCCTGGCGCCCGGCGCCGTGCCGCCCGAGGTCAAGCGTCGTGCCTCGAAGTCGAGCTACGGCGACGAGGACGTCGAACTGTGGACCCCCGGGGCGGTCGGCGACCGTCAGATCACCGACAAGAACCTGCGCAAGCGCGTGCGCGAGGCTCAGCGGGCGGCGGACGGCGCGCGGCAGGCGGCGGGCGAGGACGAGTCGGCGTCGTAG